A stretch of DNA from Glycine max cultivar Williams 82 chromosome 18, Glycine_max_v4.0, whole genome shotgun sequence:
TAAATATCAATTTTCCTTCATTGCCATTGTCCAATAGGGCACGGCTGGTGTTGCACTTGCTGGACTATTGGGAACTGTTAGATCTCAAGGTCAACCATTGTCTGATTTTTTGAAACAAAAGATAGTCGTGGTTGGAGCTGGGAGGTACTTGCAAAACTAATTTTGATCTAATCCTTATTGGGTATCCAGTTTGTTTTGTTGTTCTATCATGCTCCTCATTATTGATACTTTCTGCTTTAACATGGCTGCCAAAAGACTGTCCAGTTCTGTTTCACGTGAAACTTTTTTGTCTGGTGGGCAGTGCAGGGCTTGGTGTTCTCAGCATGGCTGTCCAGGCTGTTTCAAGGATGTCAGGGGGCAGTGGAACAGATGCCaacagtcaattttttttaattgataaagaTGTATGCCTCCATTGTCTTTACTTTCTTTGTTAATGCTTTAAGTTGCAGCTCTCAAAAACCAAAATTGTATTCATAATAATATATGATCTAGTTCCCTCGTGATTTTGGCTCAACTTCATTatccaaatatttattattttttatcatcaaattctttttcttaatttgtctCCATTTATATGGTTAACATCATATTATTATGAAATCCTCTTTTGGATTCTGTTATTTCAGTGTATGTGTGTGGTTCAATTGTTGTTATGATATACAACGTCTGCGAATAATGATGTGATTCCTGAATGCAGGGACTTGTCACGACAGAAAGGAGCAATCTAGATCCAGCTGCAGTTCCATTTGCCAAAAATCCAAGAGATCTTGAAGGGCTTTCAGAGGGTGCTAGTATAATTGAAGTGGTAAATGCTACAGGATTTGTTCAAGAAAACTCCATTGGcctttatgttattattttatatttttgttattatatataaacaattatttttctataagaGGATACTTAAATGATGCTAATATTAAAGAATAAAGATTTTGCAGACTCATTGATATCCATGCTTCAATTGTTGAATCTAATGATCTTTAGGTTAAGAAGGTTAAGCCACATGTGCTCCTTGGATTGTCTGGAGTTGGTGGTGTTTTCAACACTGAGGTAATTACCTTTCATATTACAATACATACTCTTATTATGTTTTATTCCTCAGTGAAGTATATTCCATTAAATGAAATAGACATGTTTGAAAATGTCTTGTTTTGACATCGTTGGGTTCTGCATCCTTCATTTTATTGTAATTGGGTTTCTTCATTTTAATGGTTGAGATTCAACTCAGGTGCTTAAGGCAATGAGAGAATCTGTTTCAACAAAACCTGCTATCTTTGCAATGTCTAATCCCACCATGAATGGTTTGTTTGTACACGGCTCATTCAGCACTCACAATTGTTTAATAATGtccatgtttttcattttgACTATTGTTTTGTTATCATTGTGACAGCTGAGTGCACTGCTATTGAAGCTTTCAGTCATGCAGGAGAAAATATAGTGTTTGCAAGTGGAAGCCCTTTTGAAAATGTAGATCTTGGTAATTACCACTTTGTAATATGATTCATTGGTTTTGAAGTATCTTGTCTAGTTGGAACTTTCTTCAGCTATGGAGGCTTTATTATAGGATGAATCTTGTTGCTATATAGTTTCATTGTTCATTTCAATATTATGTTTTAACACAACCTCCAAATGAATTTTTGTACAGGAAATGGAGAAGTTGGCCATGTAAATCAAGCCAACAACATGTACCTGTTTCCAGGGTAGGCATGCCTTTGTGGCTTATATTTTTTCACGGATCATGCCACTCAGTGGAAACATTGGCATAATTTCTACCGCAACATTTCATTTCAGGATTGGTTTGGGGACACTTTTATCAGGTGCTCGTCATATAACAGATGGAATGTTGCGAGCAGCAGCCGaatggtatatatattatttgggcACATGTTTTGTTCTACCAAAAGCTTTTAGACTTGGCATGAATTGAAGTTTAGTGAATTATTTTCGTGATGTTTGTAGGGCTGCTCTGGTGTTATTAGGCATTACAATTGAGCAGTCTGACCTTGTCTTGTGTGTTGTCTAATCATTTTGTCTGTTTTCTACCTCTTTTCTTTGAAATGTTTTCTTTACGAGTCCTGACATCTGGGCCATTCTTTTTTCTAGCTCAGTAATGCATGTGTGCAAAATGTGAGGATTTTTATGTTAACTGTTAAGTAGTAAATGTTAACATACATGATAGTCCTCTGCACTCTCCATAAGCTCTCGACTACTTTTCATCTTCAGCACATTTCTTCTAAAAGTTATATGGTGAAAagcttattaaatttttttttaatacattgcCACTCAGTAGTAAATAACTTCCCCTATGATGAGATGCCACTCAGtaccttttaaataaattactaacATGCTGTCATCCTCTCAGCCTTGCTTCATACATGACAGAAGATGATGTCCGGAAAGGAATCTTGTATCCATCCATTGACTGGtaatgttccttttttttttccttgttatcatttgattttcattttctcaTGCCTCTCCTTTTCCCTGGCTCCTTTCTGAGCTactaagagaaataaaattccATTTTTATAGACACACTAAAACCAATTCTGAATATTGCGTTTGGATGCCAAGTACGGTGCTAAATCTAACTAATAGTTTTAGTTTACTCATCCCTTATCAAATATGTTCAACAATTTCCCTAATATCGTGTTTTAATATGGTTAACACTTACGAAGACATTTAcccaaaatttttaaaagaaacaatgATCTGGGTATTCGGTGGTGTTGGCAGATAATAAATGGTTCTCGATAGTTGATGTTGTGGCCTTCTCTAATCAATGCTACTTTGTTCTACAGTATACGAGATGTTACAGCAGAGGTTGGGGCTGCTGTTGTATGTGCAGCAGTTGCAGAAAAGCAGGCTGAAGGACATGGTGATGTAGGGTTCAAAGAGCTAGAGAACATGTCAAAAGTATGGAAAATTCTGATTACTCACCGATAATACATTATATTCTTGTTGAGTTGACTGTTATATTTTTGCATGCTATCAGGGGATAGCGAACTGTTCAAGATTAAATGTTGCAAATTAGTTAGATCCCGTATTTTTTGCTGCTGTTAACTCATGCTTGTTGCTTTGGTTGCAGGAAGAAACTGTGGAGTATGTCAGAGGCAATATGTGGTACCCTGAGTATTGCCCTCTTGTTCATGAAAAATGAACTTTTATGAAGGCTTTTTGCTATTGATATCTCAGTTCCGCGCAACCAAGCcctttaatattttgatttctaATCTTAGCAATTTATGACTAGCAAGGTTTTGATAGTTGAAGGTCAATTGGTGAGAAGGGGAGAGAGAGATATCCTCATTTGTTGCAGCCGTGAATTGTATGTGTAATGCCGCCCTCCCTTTCttttagtgtgtgtttggattagcGTTTGTAGAAT
This window harbors:
- the LOC100795823 gene encoding NAD-dependent malic enzyme 59 kDa isoform, mitochondrial, encoding MWKVVRFAAARSRRFSTAIPGPCKVHKRGTDILHDPWFNKDTGFPLTERDRLGLRGLLPPRVISFEHQYDRFMNSYRSLEKNTQGQSDRFVSLSKWRILNRLHDRNETLYYRVLIDNIKEFAPIIYTPTVGLVCENYSGLFRRPRGMYFSAKDKGEMMSMIYNWPSDQVDMIVLTDGSRILGLGDLGVQGIGIPIGKLDMYVAAAGINPQKILPVMLDVGTNNQKLLEDPLYLGVRQPRLEGEEYLLIVDEFMEAVHARWPKAIVQFEDFQMKWAFETLKRYRERFCMFNDDIQGTAGVALAGLLGTVRSQGQPLSDFLKQKIVVVGAGSAGLGVLSMAVQAVSRMSGGSGTDANSQFFLIDKDGLVTTERSNLDPAAVPFAKNPRDLEGLSEGASIIEVVKKVKPHVLLGLSGVGGVFNTEVLKAMRESVSTKPAIFAMSNPTMNAECTAIEAFSHAGENIVFASGSPFENVDLGNGEVGHVNQANNMYLFPGIGLGTLLSGARHITDGMLRAAAECLASYMTEDDVRKGILYPSIDCIRDVTAEVGAAVVCAAVAEKQAEGHGDVGFKELENMSKEETVEYVRGNMWYPEYCPLVHEK